Within bacterium (Candidatus Blackallbacteria) CG13_big_fil_rev_8_21_14_2_50_49_14, the genomic segment TCGCTGAACTGAAACGTCTGCATCGGATTGGGGCGATTGAAGAGCATTCCTGGGTGCCTCAAGTCTTGCCCGTGCAGGTGGCCCAAGTAGGGGAAATCTGTATTGCTGCGGTGCCGGGAGAAATCACCACCGTAGCGGCCCAGCGCTTGCGTGCCAGCCTTGAACATGAACTCAAACCCTTGGGCATTGAGACCACGATTGTCTCAAGCTATGCCAATGCCTACCAAGGCTATATTTCAACGGCTGAAGAGTATCAGATTCAGAATTATGAGGGCGGCCACACGATTTTTGGCAAATGGACGCTTGCCGCTTTTCAAACCGTGTTTAAACAGCTCGCGATCGCCTTGAAAAGTTCAGCAGCAGAGGCCCAGCTCGATAAAGACCTGAGACCGCCCGTTTTTTCTGAGCGGGAACTGGCCCTGCGAACCTATTCTGAGAAAGCCACCTCGTGAGTGAGCGTTCCTATGCGGTCTGGCAGGATTGGTTTAGAGCTCAGTCGCTGCCCTTGGCCTGGATAGATCTCGACGCCCTCGATCAGAATATTCAGGCCCTTTGCAAACGGGCCGGAAAGCTGCCGATTCGCATCGCCACCAAATCGATTCGGGTCAGATCGGTTTTAGACTATCTGCTGGCCGCCTCTCCCCAAATTCAGGGCTTGATGACCTACAGTGCGGCCGAAACCGCCTGGTTGGCAGAGGCAGGTTTTGACGATTTGCTTTTGGCCTATCCCAGCACCGATGCTGTAGCTTTGCGCAGGATCGCAGCACAAATTCGCAAGGGCAAAACCATTCGCCTGATGATCGATTCCCTGGCCCATGCTGAGCGTTTAGAAACGCTGGGGGCGTCTGAAAACTGCATTTTCAATCTCTGTTTGGACATTGATATGTCAGTCGATTACCCAGGGCTGCATTTTGGCGTCTGGCGCTCACCCCTGACCCAGGCAGAACAGGTGAAAGCGCTTGCTCAGGAAATTTTAAAACGGCCCCATTTAGAGCTCGATGCCTGCATGGGCTATGAAGCCCAGATTGCCGGAGTGGGCGATGCCCAAAAAGGGCTGGGGGCCAAAAATTTTGTTATTCGCAAACTCAAGGCCCAGAGCATTCCCACCCTACAGGCCAGACGGGCGGCTGTCAAAAACGCCCTGGAAACCCTGGGCATTGAGCTTAAGCTCTTCAATGGGGGCGGCACGGGCAGCCTGGAAAGCACAGTCCAAGACCCCAGCGTCACAGAAGTGACCGTGGGTTCGGGCTTTTATGCTCCAGGGCTTTTCGATCTCTATGCGGATTTTAAACACCAACCCGCAGCCGGTTTTGCCTTGCCCCTGGTCAGAATTCCTGTGCCCGGCATGATCACCTGTTTTTCAGGGGGCTATATTGCCTCAGGCAGTATCGGCAAAGAAAAATTACCTTTGCCCTTTTCTCCGCCGGGTCTGCACTTGCTTGAGAATGAAGGGGCTGGTGAAGTCCAGACTCCTTTGCGCTATTCAGGCCCTGAAAAACTGCAACCAGGAGATGCCATCGTCTTCCGACATGCCAAAGCGGGGGAACTGATGGAGCGCTTTAACCAGGTAGGCCTTTACCGGAGCACAGGGAAAATCAAAGACGTTCCAAGTTACCGTGGAGAGGGCCAATGTTTCGGATAAATGCCCCCTTAGCACCGTGATCAATCTCAAACCCTTACGCAGCAAACAGTTTCCGCGTATTTTTCTTGATTTGCTGATGCTTTTTCTTGCGGTGGTGCATCTCGTGCTCTTGGTATTTGACAGCACCTATCTCCATTTTCGCAATCTCTATTATTACTATCTGCCCACCGTTGTCAAACAGTATGATCAGGTCAAAGGCATCACCCCCCACCAATTTACAAGCGAATACCTGGGGCTTGCCAGCGAGTATTTTAATGCCTGTCGCAGCACGGGACAGGTCGATCGCAGCTTGCAAAACCGGCTGATTGAACGCTCCGATCAGATGATCGAAGAAAATCCTTTCGAAAGAGCGGGTCAAACTGGCCAGCTTGAAACCGTCAAAGAGAATATCCGGCGCTTTACAGGCATAAAAACCAGTTCTAAAAAAGCCTTTCGAAGCTTTTGGTCGGAGGGCTGTGCCCGCCTTGAACTGCGTGAGAATTTTTACCACCGCCGTGTGGCGCGCTATATCCAGACCAATTTCTGGCGTGCGATTGATACCAACGGCCAACCCGTCGATTGGTTTGTAGGGGTTGATTTGGGTTTTATTCTGATCTTTTTGCTGGAATTTTTAATCTCCTGGATTTTGGCTGTGCGCAGAATGGGAAGTGATCAAAAAATTCTCTTCCCGCTTTACCATTGGTATGATCTGGTCAGCTGTATTCCCCTGCGGGAATTCCGCTATTTAAGACTTTTGAGAATTCTGACAATCTATTTTCGCCTGATTCAATCTGAAATTATTCAAATCAAAGATCACCCACTCTATCTGCGTTTTGTCAAATACCAGAAAATAATCCTTGAAGAAATTTCTGATCAGGTCGCAATCAATATCCTCAGCAATATTCAGGCCAAAACCCGCTTGGGTACCAATCGGGAAATGCTCGAAGAAACGCTGAAATCTTACCGCCACGAAATTCAGGAAGTGATTTTGCTCAATTTGCAAAAGTTCAGGGTTTCGACCTTTCATACCCGAGGCGATCAGATCAGTGAAATTATCAGCTCACTGCTCTGGGAAAGCATACAGGCCAGCAGCGATTACAAGCGTCTGCGCCAGATTCCGCTGGTCAAAGAGGCTGTCGATCAGGCCCTCAATCCTGCCCGTCTCGAACGGGTGGTGGGCGAAAGCCTTGCGCATTTCCTGGCTTCACTCGACCACACCCTCAAAAGCCCTGAAATGACAGATTTTCTCAGTCAATTGATCAGCGATATAATCGACGAAGTGATTTTGATTCTTGAAGACGAACGCATCCAGGTGCTGATGGAAGATATCAACCTGAAAGTGCTTGAAGAATTGAAAAAAAGCAGTACCGCCAAAATCTGGAAAACCTTCCCCGCAGGATCGGGTCAAAGCCCGCGTCAGACCCAACCTTTAAACGATCCAAAAAACTAAAATTCAACTGTATATTTCGCTTGATTTTTGTATACAAAAAAGATACAATAAATATACAGGCTTATACAGATTATTTCAACTCAATAAAAGCCTTAATTCATTAAAATAAAGCTCATTCTCTGAATTCGTTCAAGGTCTGAGTGACGGAGATTTTCTGAAGTGCGCATACAAAAACGCATACATCCTGATCAAGGCTATTTTACAAGCCTGCAAAGCTGCTCATGCCCAGATTTTCGCTTTCGAGGCGGATCCTATCGTTCGGCAGACAAACAGTGTTGTAAACATATCCGCCGTCTGGAACAGGAAATCACCTATTTCAATTCTGGCTGGAATCACTACGCCAAAGCCTGGCTTTGCCTTTGCCATGTCTTTGAAACTGAGGAAGACTGTCCTCATATTCAAGCCCTGTGCGCTGAGCAGAATCAGGCCCTCGCCCAATGATTTCAAATTTTCTATTATCTATTTAAAATGAGGTATTCCGAATGCGTGTAAATCAAGATGCTTTGTTGGCCCTGCGTCAAGAAATTCCCTATAAGTGGAAAGTGCAAACGGCCCGGAGTTGGGGCTGTGAATGCGTGGCCTATATTGACGCCCGGCAGGTTATGGATCTGCTCGATGAGGTCGTGGGGCCAGAAAACTGGCAAGACCATTACCGTGAAGTGGCTGGCAAGATTTATTGTGATCTCTCGATTTTGATTGAAGACGAATGGATTACCAAATCTGACTGTGGCACCGCCTCGCATTTTGAGGCTGACAAAGGTCAGGCCAGCGATGCCTTTAAACGGGCCGCCGTCAAATGGGGGATTGGCCGCTTCCTGTATCAACTGGGCACCGTGCGCACCAAATCGCTTGAAATTGGCAAAGACGATCGTGGCAACCCCCGCTTTGGCCCCGCCGATGAACAGAGCCAACGGATTTACAATCTGACAGGCTATATTCACAGCATGCAGACCCGCAAAAAACAAAACCTTGAACCGCTTAAAAAGCAGGCTGCCGCGAACAAACCCGTAACCCCAAGCGTTGAACCTGCCACCCAGCCCCAACGCGATGAAATTCGCATGCTCTGCGAATCTCTGGGCTGGTCTGGAAGTGAATTCAGCAAATACCTGCATGCCCGTGAAATTCGCTGGAAAGATCTGAACCGTGAACAGGCTGCACGCTTGATCAACACCCTGGAAAATCAGGTGAGCACTGAAAACAAGCTCTTCAGCAAAATCTAATCCTGAAAGCTCAATCTGGGAAAGAGATCTGCTTTCCCAGATTTTTGCATTCAGCCTTGCTTCAGCCCAGTAAAAGTTCTGTCTCTGGCTGCCAAAGAAAGCGCTTCAAATCACACTTTCCCGCTTCAAAAACAATACCTTCGGCTTCCAAACGGGCCATTTGCAAGTCACCGACGCCCAACTTCCAGGTAGAGACTTCTCCCTGGGCATTGAGCACCCGATGCCAGGGCAAGGCATCCTCCTGGCTGGCACGCAGAATTGTTCCCACTTGTCGGCTGGCCCTGGGATGTCCTGAGAGGGCGGCAATTTGGCCATAGGTGGCGACTCTGCCAGCCGGAATCCGTTTGACCCAGGTTTTGACCTGCTCAGACCAGCTCATGCCGGCAACGAAATCCAGGGACTCAATAATTGAATCAGTTTTTTAATTTCTTTGCGATGGGGAGAATCCGCTGCTTCTGATAAAAGGGTTTGCAGATATTCCGCTTTGGTTTTGAGCGGGTTCAGAAGAGCTTCCAAGCCAATCCGAAAGCGCTCATGAACCTGCAAATGCAATTGATCAAGTTTCGCTTGGGAATATTTTTGATTCTGCCAGAGGGTTTCAGAAAAATCTGCGAGTAAATTTTTCTTTTCTTTCAATTTTGCTTCCTGAGCTAAAATTAGCTGATTCAAAGCAAAATCTAAATTTTCAAAAATTTTGGCAAAGGCGCGAAAGAGTTCAAGAACATCGGGGGAGTTTGGCGTGGGAGCCAGCTCCAGATTTTCTTCAAGCGCATTGGCAAGTTGAATCAAGGCCTCAGCTTCGGCACTGAGCCCCCAGGCAGGAGCTGCGGGCGAATCCTGACCAGGATTTTCTTCAAGCCCCTGAAGGGAAGATGCCCTTTGATTTTTCTGGGCCTGCAAACCTTTTTGCAGGGCTTGTATCCAGGAACTGGGAAAATCTGGATTGTTCAGGCTTTCAAGCCAAGCTTCTGCCTGCTGAACATTGGGAAGCGTCGAGCGCATCTGTTCTAAAACAGTGGCTGCCAAAGGGGCCAGAGCTTGGTGATTGGTTTGCAGACTGGAAAGATCCAAAAGACTGCGGGCCTGCACAAAGGTCTCCATCAAGCGTTCGGGATTTAAAGCCTGAGGATCGATCCAAAGGGGGGCCTGAGAGGTTTCTATTTTCAAACGGGTCGCTTGGTTGGGGGCAATCCCGTATTCAGACTTGAGCGTGGCAAGTAAATCTTCAACTTCTTTGACAAAGGTCTGCGCACCTTGCAGATTGGTTTCTGCATTTTGCAAGGCTTGAAGTAGATGGGCCTGATTCAGATGTTCCATGCCAATTTCAAGCGCTGAAGAATCTTCTTCGGCTTGAATATACAATTTGGCAGAAAGCCAGTCAGTAGGCCTTAAAACCTCTTGAACCCAATTTTCATGAATCGGGTCTTCTGATTTGACTGCTGGCATGGTTGCAGAAATTTGACCCATGTTTTGATTCTGCGGGATGATGGGGGTTTCATGTAATTCTGTAAGTTTCATTCAAACTGCTCCTTGTGGAAAACTGAGCTTCCACATTACCTATACCCGAACTCAGCATAAAATAAGCAAAAAAAAGAAAAAAGCCCCCCTGGTTTAGCCAGAGGGGCTGAATCCTAGATGCCAAATTGACGGGTTAAACGCACAAGCTCGGCGAAGGAAGCGGGGTCTAAACTCGCTCCCCCCACCAGCGCGCCATCGATATGGGGCTGCTGAATCTGGGCCTCAATCGTACTGGGTTTGACACTTCCGCCGTAGAGCAAGCGGATTTTCGCAGCCGTGTCCTGGTTGTAGAGGCGGGCAAGATGGGCACGAATCAAGCCCAAAATCCGGTTGGCCTCTGCATCGTCACAGGTTTTGCCGGTGCCAATGGCCCAAATGGGTTCATAGGCAATCACCACGCGATCGGTATAGGAGGGAATCATTTGCACTCCTTGAAGCCCCAACTCCACTTGGCTTAGAATTTTGTCTTCAAAACCACCGGCTTCACGTTCAGTCAGGCTTTCACCGCAACAGAGGATCGGATTCAAACCCGATTTTAAGGCCAGGGCCACTTTGCGATTGACGATAACATCATTTTCCTGAAAGTATTCGCGCCTTTCAGAATGGCCAATCACCACATGGCTGCAGCCTTCCGCCAATATCATCTGGGGTGAAATTTCACCTGTATAGGCGCCAGACTCTTCAAAATACATATTTTGTGCGCCGAGTTGTACCCGCGTTCCTTTCAAAGCCTGGTGAAGGCTTGTCAGGGCAGTAAAGGGAGCACAAATCACCATTTCAACAGCATCTTCCTGACGTGTTTCACTTGAAAGCGCTTCAGCGAAGGCCAAGGCCTCACTGCTCGTTTTATTCATTTTCCAATTTCCGGCCATCATGGGCTTACGTGACATTGTGGTTTATCCTTTCAAGGTTTCTAATACAGCAACGCCGGGCAGGGTCTTGCCTTCTAAAAATTCTAGCGAAGCACCTCCCCCGGTCGAGACATGGGTAAATTGATCCGCCAGTCCCAATTTTTCAACCGCGGCCACAGAATCGCCACCGCCAACCACAGAAACCGCACCTTTTTGCGTTATCCGGGCCACAATTTTTGCAATCGCTTCAGTACCCGCCGCAAAGGGGGGATTTTCAAAAACACCCATCGGCCCATTCCAGAGCACGGTTTTGGCAGGTTCCAGAACGGCCTCAATTGCAGCGACAGAGTCAGGCCCAATATCCACACCACTCAATTCAGAAATATCTTCACCTGGGGCATGCAAATCCACGACCAGCGTGGCTTCAATGGCATCCACCCCCGTTGCCAGGACCGTATCCACCGGCAGAACAATCTGCTTATTGAGTGCTTTGGCCTGGTTGAGTAAGGCCAAAGCCGTCTCAAAGAGTTCGGGTTCGGTCAGAGATTTACCCACGGAGAGGCCTTGGGCAGCCAAAAAGGTATAGGCCATGGCCCCGCCAATCACCAGGGCATCGACTTTGGGCAGGAGATTTTCCAAGACAGCCAGTTTAGAAGAAACCTTGGCTCCGCCAATAATCGCGACAAAGGGAGATTGAGCACTCTCTAACATGCCCCCCAAGGCATTCAGTTCTTTTTCCATTAAAAAGCCGGCATAGGCGGGCAGATAGGCTGCGACCCCTTCTGTGGAAGCATGGGCCCGGTGGGCGGTGCCAAAGGCATCATTGACATAGAAGTCGCCTAATTTCGCCAATTGGGCAGCAAATTCAGGATCATTGTCTGTTTCCTGGGCATAAAAGCGTGTGTTTTCAAGCAGCACCACAGGGGCCTGTGAGCCAGAAACGGCTTCTTCTACAGCTGTTCCAATGCAGTCATCAAGACAAAGCACCTCAAGCTCTAAAAGTTTAGCCAGATAATCACCTACAGGTTTCAGTCGAAAGGCATCCTGGGGTTTGCCTTTGGGTCGGCCCAAATGTGACATCAGAATCACACGGGAACCCGCATTCAATAAATAGCGCAGAGTAGGCAGAGCGGCACGGATACGCTGATCGTTGCTGACCTTCCCCTCTTTGATCGGCACATTGAAATCAACACGAACCAAGGCGCGTTTCCCGCGAAAAAAATCAGGGTCAAGATTTTTTAAACTTACAAATTCAGGCATACTTCAAGTCTCCCTCAAATCGAAGAATAGAACCACCATCAGGGTAGCATAATTCTGAAAAAGGAAAGCATGCAGTGCTTGAAGCCACTTTGATTCAAGAGTAAAATCAAAGCATAGACGAAGCCTGATTTCAGCCTATAAGTTACAAATGTACAGTATAAAAAGAGGTAAGCAATGGGTTCAGACGCAAGAGATCTCAATGCAGACGCTAAAAACAGTATCATTGAATTCTTTCAGGCTTTCAGCCAAGGTGAAATGCCTCCCCTGCCAGACCTCAGTACTGCTCCAGAATATGTCTGGATGGAAAACTTAATGAAGAGTATTCTTGAACGGCGCAGAATGAATTTTTCTAAGCGAGAGGCTGAACGGAATGATTGGCTGGCCCAAACGAAGGGCTTGATGGAACAATTGGTGACCGCCAAAGAAATCAGCACCCAACTGCTGAGCAGTACGCAGGATACGATTGCATCAGCCGTTTTCGCAGCCCAAAAAAGTCAGGAAATCAGCCGCCGCAACCATGCCTTGGCAAGCAGCATTGAAGAGATGGGCAATGGCATCAAAGAAGTGGCTGAAAAAAGTTCAACTTCAGCATCGATCGTCAAACAAGCCAAAAATCTCAGCCAGAACGCTTCTCAACACATTACCTCCCTGCATTCCAGCAGCCACGAGATAGGCCAAATTATCAAAGTGATTGAAAGTGTCGCCTCACAAACCAAACTTTTGGCCTTGAATGCCACCATAGAAGCTGCCCGAGCAGGAGAATGGGGCAAAGGTTTTGCGGTGGTTGCCAGTGAAGTCAAAGAATTGGCAAAAGAAACCTCGGCTTCTGTCACTTCGATACAGGACAAAGTTCTGGGCATTCAATCTGAAACCGAAACAGCCATCGGATTTATTCAGGAAATATCGAAGATCATACAAAACCTCGAAAATATCACCCTGATCATTGCCTCTTCTGTTGAAGAACAGGCAAGTGTTTCGCGCGAAATCGGCCTACATGCCAATAATACAGCCCAAGACAGTTCAGAAATCACCAGCAAAATGGATGAGGTGACACAATACAATCAAATTGCTGCTGATATTATTGAAGCGCTAGAGGCAAGCCACCAAGAGATGGTGGGATTCGCTCAGCAACTCAGTCAATCTATGCTCCAATAATTACAATTTATTAAAATTTTTGCGTCATGTCGCGAAAACAGTCAAAATCGTCAAAGAAAACAAATCAGAGTAATTATTCTGATTTGTTTTCTTTCTATTTAATCATTTGAATTTTCAAATCTGACTTGAAGTCTAAGTTCATGTGGGAGTAGAATGCTTTATATCTCATTTATAATACAAAATTGGTCATATGTTACAATCCAAGCATTTATCAACACATTTTGTAACAAAGTGCATCAAGTTAATAAATGGAAGCAGCGTCATATCTCAATTTTATTGAATAGAATTTTTAATTTCAGGAGGATTCATATTTTGGCAGGTCAAATTAAAACCCTGTTGGATCAACTTATTCAGGTTAAAGCAAATGGCGACCCGATCATGGAAAAACTCACCAAGACGAAACTGTTGGTGAAAGGGATTCGTGTGGATAGTTTTTCCGATCAATCGGAAGATGATCCTGCTTTGATTCAAAAAGTCATGCAGGCAGCTACAGATTTCGGTGTTGCGCTCAAAGTTTGAAAACCCTTGAAAACAAATCCAAAGGAAAACAAAACCCGATGAATATTAAGACCCTTTACAGTCAAGCCTCTTCTCCTGAGCAGGCTGTGGCTGAATTGAAAAGTCAGTTAGACAGCCATTTTGAAACCAAAATGTTATTGGTATTTGCATCCAGCCAATACGACCAGGAAAGTTTGAATCAAACCCTGGAAAAAGAGTTTAAGGGCGCGACCATTGTCGGTTGCAGCACAGCCGGTGAGATCGTCAGCGGCCATATGTTGCAAAATTCTGTTGTGGCCATGGCTTTCTCGGTAAATGCCCTGGATGACTTGAAAGTCGAAGTGCTTGAAAATATTAAAAGCGAAACCCCAGTAGACCAAGCCTTTGCCTCTTTCTCTGAATATTTTGGAACCCCCATGAACCAGATTGATTATCAGAAATACGTGGGAATTATTCTGCTGGATGGCCTTTCCATGGCAGAAGAAAAAATTATGGAAAGCCTGGGCGATAAAACCAATATGACCTTTATTGGTGCCTCAGCAGGGGATGATCTTCAGTTCAAGCAAACCTTTGTCTATGCCAACGGCAAAGTCTATAGCAACGCTGCGGTATTGGCAGTCTTGAAGCCCAGCAAGGGCTTTGATTTCATCAAAACCCAGAGTTTTAAAGAACAAGGCCAAAAGCTGACGCCTACCAAAGTGGATTCAGCCACCCGTACGGTGCTTGAGTTCAATGGCAAACCTGCAGCTCTGGCCTATGCCGATGCGCTCAAGACAGAGGTAGATAAACTTTCAGATTATTTTATGAGCAACCCTGTCGGCTTGATGGATGGAGACGAACCCTTTGTGCGCAGCCCGATGATGGTCAAAGATTCAGCCATGGCCTTTTATTGCAATGTCGTGGAAGGCATGGAACTCTCTCTGCTGGAACCCTTGGATATTGTCGCGGATACGCAGAAAGCAGTCGCTGAAAAACTAAAAGCTTTGGGACATATCAGTGGGATCGTGGATTTTCACTGTATTCTCAGAACCTTGCAATTGCGCAATGAGAATAAGACCGAAGCCTATGGCAAGATCTTTTCTGAGATCCCCACAGTAGGTTTCAGTACCTATGGTGAAGAATTCATTACCCACGTCAATCAAACCTCGACGATGTTGGTGTTTAAGTAAACCCCAGCCCTCCTTGATTGTGATCATCAAGGGGGGCTTCATTCATTTCAAACTGAGCTGACAATATTTAGACCTTGGAGAAACCCATGCCCACTGAAACCCTGACCCGTCAAAATTCTGATTACCAAAAATTAGAGACCTTTTTAAAGCAAATGGCAGCGGGTGATATTCCTAAAATTCCTGATTTTTCTGAATCTGCAATCTTTTCAGATTTACAACCCACTTTGGCGGCTCTGCTCAATCGCCGCATCTTCAATCAAACCCACCGTGCGGAAGAACGGCAGGAACTTCGCATAAAAGCGGAAAGTCTGGTGGATCAACTGCAAACCTCTCAAGAGATCAGTGCCCAACTTTTAAGCAGCACCCAGGATACCATCCATTTTGCCAACTATGCCTCCAGCAAAGGGCATGAAATCAGCGAAAGAAATAAATCACTGGCCAGCAGCATTGATCAAATGGGTTCAGGCATCAAAGAAGTCGCCGAACAGACCACTGCCTCTGCAGGGATTGTAAAAAAAGCCAAGAGTTTAACCCAAGACGCCACCGAACATATTCAGGGCTTGGGAAACAGCAGCCATGAAATTGGTGAAATCGTCAAAGTAATTGAAAGTGTCGCTTCTCAAACCAAACTTCTGGCTTTAAATGCCACAATTGAAGCGGCACGGGCCGGAGAAATGGGAAAAGGTTTTGCGGTGGTCGCCGCTGAAGTCAAAGAGCTGGCCAAAGAAACAGCAGCCTCAGTCAGTTCAATTCAAGCCAAGATTGAAGCCATTCAAAGCAGCACGCAAACAGCGATTGGTTTTATTGAAGAACTCTTCAGCATTATCAACAACCTCGAAGGCATTTCCATGACCATCGCTTCTTCGGTTGAAGAACAGGCCTATGTCTCGCGCGAGATTGGCCTCCATGCCAATGATACGGCCAAAGACAGCACTGAAATCACCAGCAAAATGGAAGAGGTTTCGCTGTATAATCAGGCGGCTGCCGAAATTATCGAAGCGCTGAAAACCAGCAATCAAGAAATGGTTGGGATTGCCGAAACCCTGCAAGCGGCCTTAACAGCATAGAATTCAGCTCTGGGCTATAATGACTGCAAACCTGCAGGAGAATTGCCATGGCCCTGACTGATTCTGCTCCGCTCATGATTTACGGAACTGCCTGGAAAGAAGAGAACACTGAAACCTGTGTTTTAGCAGCCCTCAAGGCAGGCTTTCGCGCCATCGATACTGCCAATCAGCGCAAGCATTACCACGAAGCGGGGGTGGGCAACGCGCTTTTAAAAGCCTATCCCAGTCTCGGTCTAAAACGAGAGGAGCTCTTTCTTCAAACCAAATTTACCTACCAAGCAGGGCAAGATCACCGTTTGCCCTATGATCCTGCAGCCCCCTTCTGCGATCAGGTTGAACAGTCGTTTCAGTCTTCACTTGAGCATTTACATTGCAGCTATTTGGATGCCTATCTCTTGCATGGTCCCTCAACACGCCAGGGCTTAACCGCTGCTGATCTTGAGGTCTGGCAGCAGATGGAGAAGCTCTACGCGCAAGGAAAAGTAAAAAAACTGGGGGTTTCAAACTTTTCTCGCGATCAACTCGCTCTTTTACTTGAAAAAGCGCACATTGCCCCCCGTTTTATTCAGAACCGTTGCTATGCTCAATTGGGCTGGGACGCAGAGGTACGTAGCCTCTGTCAATCTTCAGGCATTCAGTATCAAGGCTTTTCGTTATTGACCGCCAATCTTCGTGAATTTCAACGCCCATGGGTCGCAGAACTGCTGGTTCAATATGCCTGCAGCCTGCCTCAACTGATCTTCGCCTTTGCAAGACAAATCGGCATGCTGGCCCTAACAGGCACAACCAACCCTGCGCATATGCAAGAAGATCTTGCTGCATTTGAACTCACGCTCTCGCAAGCGGATCTTCAGGCTTTGGAAAATCTCGCCTTCTCTTGAACAGTCTGAGTTTTCGATCTGTCTTGAATATATCAAACACATCAGGAAAGTGCCCATGAAACGTAAAATCGTTCTGTTCTGTCTGGTTCAATCCCTGGTTTTACCCGTTTTTGCGAATGAAAAAAACCTCCCCGCGAAGGTAGATTATCAAGGTTTTCAAAACCTGACCCAAGAAGCGGGAGCCTATCGGCAAACCCGTTTGATCCCGATTCAAACTTTTTTGAAAATGGCAGAAGATCCCCAGACCCTGATTCTCGATACCCGCTCAGAAAGTGCTTATCAGCGCAAACACTTCAAAAACGCAGTCCACCTCAATTTCTCAGATTTTACCCAAGAAAAATTAAACAAATTGATCCCCAATACCCAGACCCGAATTTTGATTTATTGCAATAACAATCTTGAAAATGATCCCCAGAGTTTCCCCACCAAAATGGCGCCTTTGGCCCTGAATATCCCAACATTTATCAATCTCTACGGGTATGG encodes:
- a CDS encoding triose-phosphate isomerase, with product MSRKPMMAGNWKMNKTSSEALAFAEALSSETRQEDAVEMVICAPFTALTSLHQALKGTRVQLGAQNMYFEESGAYTGEISPQMILAEGCSHVVIGHSERREYFQENDVIVNRKVALALKSGLNPILCCGESLTEREAGGFEDKILSQVELGLQGVQMIPSYTDRVVIAYEPIWAIGTGKTCDDAEANRILGLIRAHLARLYNQDTAAKIRLLYGGSVKPSTIEAQIQQPHIDGALVGGASLDPASFAELVRLTRQFGI
- a CDS encoding amino acid aldolase — its product is MPLAWIDLDALDQNIQALCKRAGKLPIRIATKSIRVRSVLDYLLAASPQIQGLMTYSAAETAWLAEAGFDDLLLAYPSTDAVALRRIAAQIRKGKTIRLMIDSLAHAERLETLGASENCIFNLCLDIDMSVDYPGLHFGVWRSPLTQAEQVKALAQEILKRPHLELDACMGYEAQIAGVGDAQKGLGAKNFVIRKLKAQSIPTLQARRAAVKNALETLGIELKLFNGGGTGSLESTVQDPSVTEVTVGSGFYAPGLFDLYADFKHQPAAGFALPLVRIPVPGMITCFSGGYIASGSIGKEKLPLPFSPPGLHLLENEGAGEVQTPLRYSGPEKLQPGDAIVFRHAKAGELMERFNQVGLYRSTGKIKDVPSYRGEGQCFG
- the pgk gene encoding phosphoglycerate kinase, encoding MPEFVSLKNLDPDFFRGKRALVRVDFNVPIKEGKVSNDQRIRAALPTLRYLLNAGSRVILMSHLGRPKGKPQDAFRLKPVGDYLAKLLELEVLCLDDCIGTAVEEAVSGSQAPVVLLENTRFYAQETDNDPEFAAQLAKLGDFYVNDAFGTAHRAHASTEGVAAYLPAYAGFLMEKELNALGGMLESAQSPFVAIIGGAKVSSKLAVLENLLPKVDALVIGGAMAYTFLAAQGLSVGKSLTEPELFETALALLNQAKALNKQIVLPVDTVLATGVDAIEATLVVDLHAPGEDISELSGVDIGPDSVAAIEAVLEPAKTVLWNGPMGVFENPPFAAGTEAIAKIVARITQKGAVSVVGGGDSVAAVEKLGLADQFTHVSTGGGASLEFLEGKTLPGVAVLETLKG
- a CDS encoding aldo/keto reductase; amino-acid sequence: MALTDSAPLMIYGTAWKEENTETCVLAALKAGFRAIDTANQRKHYHEAGVGNALLKAYPSLGLKREELFLQTKFTYQAGQDHRLPYDPAAPFCDQVEQSFQSSLEHLHCSYLDAYLLHGPSTRQGLTAADLEVWQQMEKLYAQGKVKKLGVSNFSRDQLALLLEKAHIAPRFIQNRCYAQLGWDAEVRSLCQSSGIQYQGFSLLTANLREFQRPWVAELLVQYACSLPQLIFAFARQIGMLALTGTTNPAHMQEDLAAFELTLSQADLQALENLAFS
- a CDS encoding cysteine methyltransferase, producing MSWSEQVKTWVKRIPAGRVATYGQIAALSGHPRASRQVGTILRASQEDALPWHRVLNAQGEVSTWKLGVGDLQMARLEAEGIVFEAGKCDLKRFLWQPETELLLG
- a CDS encoding rhodanese-like domain-containing protein, with translation MKRKIVLFCLVQSLVLPVFANEKNLPAKVDYQGFQNLTQEAGAYRQTRLIPIQTFLKMAEDPQTLILDTRSESAYQRKHFKNAVHLNFSDFTQEKLNKLIPNTQTRILIYCNNNLENDPQSFPTKMAPLALNIPTFINLYGYGYRNIYELSSLLDIHDPRLKFEGSDVS